Genomic DNA from Proteobacteria bacterium CG1_02_64_396:
CCAACGGGGCCGGGATCTGTACGCGCTGCGAAAACAAACCGTCGAACCGGTTTTCGGCATCATCAAACAGGTGATGGGATTCCGGCAGTTTTCGCTGCGCGGCCTGGCGAAGGTCAGTGGCGAATGGATCCTGGTGGCGTTGGCCTGGAACCTGAAACGGATGAATGTGCTGCGCAT
This window encodes:
- a CDS encoding IS5 family transposase, whose translation is QRGRDLYALRKQTVEPVFGIIKQVMGFRQFSLRGLAKVSGEWILVALAWNLKRMNVLRMA